In the genome of Chloroflexota bacterium, the window CTAGCCCCTGCTCCCCGCACCCGCCGCCAGATAATCATCCACACGCCATCGAGCAAGGGCACACCCAGCACCAACAAGGCTGTGGCAAGCTTAGCTCCACCGATGATCGAGCAAATCGCCAAGGTATAGCCAATCACCATCGCGCCACCATCGCCCATAAAAATTTTGGCCGGATGAAAATTATGCGGCAAGAAGCCCAAGCAGGCTCCAGCTAAAGCCAAGGGCACGAGCACCAAGGAATATTGGCCTAGCGAGTAGGTATGAATCGCCAGCACAATCGCGGCAATAAATGTTACGCCTGCCGCCAAGCCATCTAAGCCATCGATCCAGTTGAGTGCATTAGTCATGCCCACAATCCAAAAAATTGTGAAGCCGATTGCCAAGGGCGGCCATATTTTATGAAAATTCACTTGCATAAACGGCGTGTTAAAGGCCGTCGCAATAATTCCTCGTGCCCCGACATCAACCCCATTGACCGCTGGATGCAGTGTCCATTCCCATAAATAGGGACCAACCGCAATCAATGCCGCTAGGATTTGAATGATCAAACGAAAGCGAGCCGAAAGTTTTTTGAGATCGTCGATGGTCATGACGACCCACATCAGGGTTGCGCCCGCAGCCAGCAAGCCCAAGCGAAAGCTTTCAATTGGGAAGCGCTGCA includes:
- a CDS encoding undecaprenyl/decaprenyl-phosphate alpha-N-acetylglucosaminyl 1-phosphate transferase, which codes for MILRFALVLAIGTSITFMLTPLIRAWCIRKGWYDLPEARRVHQIPTPRLGGAAMFAGFMAALAAAVVVPWGVPQMQRFPIESFRLGLLAAGATLMWVVMTIDDLKKLSARFRLIIQILAALIAVGPYLWEWTLHPAVNGVDVGARGIIATAFNTPFMQVNFHKIWPPLAIGFTIFWIVGMTNALNWIDGLDGLAAGVTFIAAIVLAIHTYSLGQYSLVLVPLALAGACLGFLPHNFHPAKIFMGDGGAMVIGYTLAICSIIGGAKLATALLVLGVPLLDGVWMIIWRRVRGAGASVSDRGHLHHRLLDLGLSQRQVVAFYYTVSSLFGSLGLLLPDSWWKLGALSILTGLMIGLLFYLARKQPQTQNSH